The DNA window GGGCGATCCACTCGACCGAGGTCCCCGAGAGGAGCTTCCGCACCCGGCATGGAGCGCCGGCGGCTACGGTTTTCGGCGGGATCTGGGTTCCGTCGGTCACGACGCTGCCGGCGGCGACGAGCGCTTCCTCGCCCACCACAGCCTCGTGGAGGATCACCGCGTTCATGCCGATGAGCGCCCCACGCCGGACGGTGCACCCTTCGAGGACGGCCCCATGGCCGATTGTGACGCCATCTTCGACGATGGTGGGGATCCGATCGGTGGTGTGCAGCACCGCGTTGTCCTGAACGTTCGCCCGCGCGCCCACCTCGATGCGGCCGACGTCCCCGCGGAGGACGGCGCCGAACCAGACGCTGGCCTCTTCCCCGATGGTCACGTCGCCGATCACGGTCGCCGTCGGGGCGACGAACGCCGTCGGCGCGATCCGGGGAACCCGGCCTTCGTACGCCACAATCATCGTGCTTCCCTCCCTTTTGCCGGCCTCAATGCCGCGGGGTCCCTTCGACGGTGCATGCGCATCCTCCTGATCACACGCATCGGGCGGAGCCGAGAGCGGACTGAAATGGGCATATACGGATTTTGGTGACGCTCATCCCCGGGACCGCCCGGAGCTTAGGGGGAACTCGATGGTGATCGGCCTGAACCGGACGCCCCGCTCGCCGTGGCTCGCTGTCGCGGCCGCGCGCCTTACGGGGATGGCGGTCGCGATCATCGTCGCGCTGTCGGCCGGCGCGCCGCTGCGCGCGTTGGGTGAAGACGTCAATCCCTCCGACAGCGTC is part of the bacterium genome and encodes:
- a CDS encoding gamma carbonic anhydrase family protein, producing the protein MIVAYEGRVPRIAPTAFVAPTATVIGDVTIGEEASVWFGAVLRGDVGRIEVGARANVQDNAVLHTTDRIPTIVEDGVTIGHGAVLEGCTVRRGALIGMNAVILHEAVVGEEALVAAGSVVTDGTQIPPKTVAAGAPCRVRKLLSGTSVEWIARAAGAYVGLSRRYKGAQDRERRMRDAAEGPISG